Within the Bacillus sp. FSL K6-3431 genome, the region TGAAGTTTGACATCGTTCTGACTGACATCCGAATGCCTAAAATGTCCGGATTGGAACTGCAGAATGCGATAAAACAACTTTGGCCTAATTGCAAAGTGATTTTTTTAACAGGGTACAATGATTTTTCATACATCCAAACCGCGATGCAAAACGGTGGATATCATTACATTCTCAAAACGGACGGAGACGAAGAAATTATTCGTACGATCCGGAGAGCGGCAATAGATATTATGAAAAAGTCAGATGCCGAAAACATGATGCTGAAAACGAAGCAAAAATTGAACGCTGCCATACAGTCGTTGCAAAAAGATTTTATCGTGGAAATGATTAACGGAATAACCCAAGACGTGGTAACATTGGAACGGCAGTTTCAGCAATTGGACATTCCTTTATCAGCGGATTATCCGGTTTATATGGTTCTGGGGCAGGTTGACGAATGGGGTAAATGCGAAAGTTACTCCGATCAATCCTTGTTAATGTTTGCAATTCAAACCATTACTGAAGAATTCATCACCACCACCGGTTATACCTTCCAATCAGTTGCTTTGGACCGTTCGAAATTTTTACTGCTCGTTCAACCGTTGCAACGGCTAAAGCAATCCGAGAAAGAGGCGGATGTGGTTTGGATACGAAACCGGGTATTTATGGAAGGAGTGACAGAGTCGGTTCAGAGTGTATGTAAAAGCTGGTATGGAAGTACCATTTCTTTCGCGCTCAGTAACGGAGCGGTTTCGTGGGATACATTAGGGAGAAGATATAACGGGTTAAAGCTTCTCTTATTGAGTGGTTTAGGTGAAGGCAAGGAGCTGCTGCTGACTGAAAACAGATCGAACGACGCGGAGGTAGTTCAGAATCAGTCTCTGCATATGGTTATCGGGAAAATAGATGCCTTAAAAATATTTGTTTTGAACGGAAGAGATGAAGATTTTATGGGGACTTTTCAGGAGTTACTGGATGAATTAAAGCTATATCGGCAAATTTCTTCTAAACTTAAATTGGAAGTCTACTATTCCTTGACGGGTTTGTTTTTACATGTCATTAATCATTGGGACCTTAATGGGATGGATCATATGGATATCGATCTGATGAAGTTGATTCAAATTCAAGAGCATGATTCGTGGGACGATGTGACGATTTACTTCCAGAATTTAGCCGATATCATTATAAAATCGAAACAAACGGTTCAGCATGAAAGGGGATATGAAGTGATCCAGAGAGTGCACCATTATATAGAGGCAAATATGTCTGGAGATTTGTCCCTTACCCGAATTGCTGAAAACGTTTACTTGAACCCGCAATATTTGTCCCG harbors:
- a CDS encoding response regulator transcription factor, which produces MYRLLIVDDEPVIVDSLSYLLSDSSDLELEVYSAYSAVEAMECLNRMKFDIVLTDIRMPKMSGLELQNAIKQLWPNCKVIFLTGYNDFSYIQTAMQNGGYHYILKTDGDEEIIRTIRRAAIDIMKKSDAENMMLKTKQKLNAAIQSLQKDFIVEMINGITQDVVTLERQFQQLDIPLSADYPVYMVLGQVDEWGKCESYSDQSLLMFAIQTITEEFITTTGYTFQSVALDRSKFLLLVQPLQRLKQSEKEADVVWIRNRVFMEGVTESVQSVCKSWYGSTISFALSNGAVSWDTLGRRYNGLKLLLLSGLGEGKELLLTENRSNDAEVVQNQSLHMVIGKIDALKIFVLNGRDEDFMGTFQELLDELKLYRQISSKLKLEVYYSLTGLFLHVINHWDLNGMDHMDIDLMKLIQIQEHDSWDDVTIYFQNLADIIIKSKQTVQHERGYEVIQRVHHYIEANMSGDLSLTRIAENVYLNPQYLSRLYKQVTGSMLSDYLMKVRLNKAKEMLSDRQMKVHEVASALGFDSAAYFTRFFKKNTSLTPIEFRDGKRRSS